A genomic window from Carboxydothermus pertinax includes:
- a CDS encoding ABC transporter ATP-binding protein gives MVEVYGLSKIFKNIRAVDNLSFQVKEGEVYGLLGENGAGKTTTLRMLATMLKPTSGTAKINGKDLIKEPELVRKKIGILFGGESGLYDRLTARENIMYFAELQDMTKEEIKARIDLLADKFGMREFIDRPAGKLSKGMKQKVAIVRSIIHNPKIMLFDEPTSGLDVSSVREVHDFIKFCREEGKAIIFSSHSMAEVEKLCDKIGIIHKGRLVAEGTIEFLKEKYHTDNLEELFMELVGEKHES, from the coding sequence TCGAAGTTTACGGATTATCAAAAATATTTAAAAACATAAGAGCAGTTGACAATTTAAGTTTTCAGGTTAAAGAAGGAGAAGTGTATGGACTACTGGGAGAAAATGGGGCAGGAAAAACTACTACTTTGAGGATGCTTGCCACCATGCTTAAACCGACAAGTGGAACAGCAAAAATAAATGGCAAAGACCTCATAAAAGAGCCGGAATTGGTCAGAAAAAAAATAGGGATACTGTTTGGCGGTGAAAGTGGACTCTATGATAGGCTTACGGCAAGAGAAAACATAATGTATTTTGCAGAGCTTCAGGACATGACGAAAGAGGAAATAAAAGCAAGAATAGATTTACTGGCAGATAAATTCGGCATGAGAGAATTTATCGATAGACCGGCAGGTAAACTTTCCAAGGGAATGAAACAAAAAGTAGCGATTGTAAGATCAATAATTCATAACCCCAAGATAATGCTTTTTGATGAACCTACCTCAGGACTGGACGTGAGTTCAGTAAGGGAGGTACATGACTTTATAAAATTTTGCCGAGAAGAAGGAAAAGCGATTATTTTTTCCAGCCATAGTATGGCAGAAGTGGAAAAACTCTGTGATAAAATAGGGATTATCCATAAAGGTAGACTTGTAGCCGAAGGTACAATTGAATTTCTTAAAGAAAAGTATCACACGGACAACCTTGAGGAATTATTTATGGAATTGGTAGGTGAAAAACATGAAAGTTAA